Below is a window of Catharus ustulatus isolate bCatUst1 unplaced genomic scaffold, bCatUst1.pri.v2 scaffold_105_arrow_ctg1, whole genome shotgun sequence DNA.
aaattttttggggaaattttggggaaattttggaatttttgtggggatttttgtgggaattttgaaattttggaggaaattttggggaaaatttccaaacccaaaaatccttcaaattttgatttttttttcccatttttttctcctttccagatGCAGCTCCTTCGATTTTTCgtccaaccccaaaccctgggggGGGTCCCCGACCTCGGGGTCCCTTCGGGGTTGGGACCCCCCCTAAAAACGGCCCAGGGGGTGGAACCCGGGGTCACCGAGGTCACCTGCGAGCTCTGCTActacctgggctgggcaggtgagatttggggggaaaaacggggattttgggcaaattggggatttttttcgattttttttccatttttttttgattttttt
It encodes the following:
- the LOC117011294 gene encoding phosphoribosylformylglycinamidine synthase-like, with the translated sequence MRNSCRTRHSHSPAHRLPVLMQLLRFFVQPQTLGGVPDLGVPSGLGPPLKTAQGVEPGVTEVTCELCYYLGWAGDAPPSEEESRMLRWILGSPLAEGADVAPGAS